A region from the Ptychodera flava strain L36383 chromosome 12, AS_Pfla_20210202, whole genome shotgun sequence genome encodes:
- the LOC139145305 gene encoding mediator of RNA polymerase II transcription subunit 15-like isoform X17, protein MFYPYYYSKKEAEGKARQQAAAAAAAAAAASAQDPMSALQGLTAMAQQQSRPQQQPMPPASVPAPTQQLQQMAQQQLQQQQQQQYQQQQQLRMAQQAQMQAQQRQQMQQHPLQTQPPRAAILQQMQHQQQQQQNLQQKVVPPMATVQGNMSAMPPQQQPIGPPQQHVPQPMPPQRPMPGQQPPPQMHRLPVASPNYDHGYYEPGMVAMQQPPTVSQAVVSPAMSVVSQQRSPAPGALQHQHQQQQPPPHPQANQQQAPQPPHSSQPMASPASYMQPSPSQPHSISQPLASPASYMQPSPSQPHHISQPMASPVGYIPQPSPSQQHHISQSLQSPASYLQPSPSPQPPSHGSGSGTGAGGTTTSAVPSPAQASSASSSVRTPAAVQSPGSALNTPGNPSSVGASPSPSQATGRNPADDQAYIEKWKQLAKYIDPLTRMINKVSKDEDRKNELNKMKNLLDILQDPNRRMPIHTLLKCEQVLEKLELQIRPSTSTSTTSTTLATDKQSKQPHQQHMCQPLLDAILQHIKSPMLNHTLQRTFGPAMQAIHGTPISYPTPPAKRMKVEKEESSIPHVVQGEVARLNYKFKVNLDPAHHTGSKAIHLICKLDDKYLPSVPPISITLPENYPQSSPQCEPNSPEYGATPFLQSVQRTLTSQLLRMPDRYSLSQVLDAWEMSVRQACAS, encoded by the exons CCCAAGACCCAATGAGTGCACTGCAGGGACTGACTGCCATGGCACAGCAGCAAAGCCGACCGCAACAGCAGCCCATGCCGCCTGCCTCTGTTCCAGCCCCAACGCAGCAACTGCAGCAGATGGCACAGCAGCAActgcagcagcagcaacagcagcagTACCAGCAACAGCAGCAACTTCGAATGGCCCAACAAG CTCAAATGCAGGCCCAGCAGAGACAGCAAATGCAGCAACACCCTCTCCAAACCCAGCCACCGAGGGCAGCAATACTTCAACAGATGCAGCaccaacaacagcaacaacagaaTCTCCAACAAAAAGTTGTT CCCCCAATGGCGACCGTCCAGGGCAACATGTCAGCCATGCCACCCCAGCAGCAACCAATAGGTCCACCTCAACAGCATGTTCCACAGCCCATGCCACCACAGAGACCCATGCCAGGCCAACAACCTCCACCACAG ATGCACCGATTACCAGTGGCATCTCCAAACTATGATCACGGATACTATGAACCTGGGATGGTAGCGATGCAG CAGCCACCGACTGTTAGCCAAGCTGTTGTATCGCCAGCGATGTCTGTTGTGTCCCAGCAGCGGTCCCCTGCACCAGGTGCTCTACAACACCAACATCAACAGCAGCAACCTCCTCCCCATCCTCAGGCAAATCAACAACAGGCTCCACAGCCCCCTCACAG TTCCCAACCTATGGCATCTCCTGCTAGTTACATGCAGCCTTCTCCAAGCCAGCCACATAGCAT tTCTCAACCTCTGGCATCACCAGCAAGTTACATGCAGCCTTCACCCAGCCAACCACATCACAT ttctCAGCCAATGGCGTCACCAGTTGGTTATATTCCACAGCCTTCTCCCAGTCAGCAGCACCACAT TTCTCAGTCTCTGCAGTCGCCGGCGAGTTATCTCCAACCCTCCCCTTCTCCTCAACCTCCCTCCCATGGCAGTGGTAGCGGCACTGGTGCCGGTGGTACAACAACCAGTGCTGTGCCATCTCCAGCTCAGGCATCCTCGGCATCAAGTTCAGTGAGAACACCTGCTGCAGTGCAGTCACCTGGCAGTGCTCTGAACACACCTG GGAATCCTAGTTCAGTTGGTGCTTCACCGAGCCCTAGCCAGGCAACAGGCAGAAATCCAGCAGATGACCAGGCCTACATAGAGAAATGGAAGCAACTGGCAAAGTACATCGACCCACTAACCAGAATGATCAATAAAGTCAGCAAGGATGAAG ACCGCAAGAATGAACTGAATAAAATGAAGAATCTGCTTGATATTTTACAAGATCCTAACAGAAGGATGCCAATACATACATTATTGAAATGTGAACAGGTGCTAGAGAAATTAGAGTTACAGATCAGACCG TCAACGAGTACATCCACTACGTCAACAACTCTTGCCACAGACAAACAGAGCAAACAACCACATCAACAACACATGTGTCAGCCTCTACTGGATGCCATACTACAACACATCAAATCACCCATGCTGAACCACACACTACAGAGAACATTTGGTCCCGCTATGCAGGCTATACACGGAACTCCCATTAG TTATCCAACTCCCCCAGCAAAACGTATGAAAGTAGAGAAGGAGGAGTCCAGTATACCTCATGTTGTACAGGGAGAAGTTGCCAGACTCAACTACAAGTTCAAAGTCAATCTGGACCCAGCTCATCACACAGGCAGTAAAGCTATTcatttgatatgtaaattag ATGACAAGTATTTACCGAGTGTCCCACCTATAAGTATCACTCTTCCAGAGAACTACCCACAGTCAAGTCCTCAGTGTGAACCCAACTCACCAGAATATG gTGCTACACCATTCCTCCAGTCAGTTCAAAGGACATTGACCTCTCAGTTACTGAGAATGCCGGATAGATACTCATTATCTCAAGTGTTAGATGCATGGGAGATGAGTGTCAGGCAAGCGTGTGCTTCATAA
- the LOC139145305 gene encoding mediator of RNA polymerase II transcription subunit 15-like isoform X33: MNYQVTLTQDPMSALQGLTAMAQQQSRPQQQPMPPASVPAPTQQLQQMAQQQLQQQQQQQYQQQQQLRMAQQAQMQAQQRQQMQQHPLQTQPPRAAILQQMQHQQQQQQNLQQKVVPPMATVQGNMSAMPPQQQPIGPPQQHVPQPMPPQRPMPGQQPPPQQPPTVSQAVVSPAMSVVSQQRSPAPGALQHQHQQQQPPPHPQANQQQAPQPPHSSQPMASPASYMQPSPSQPHSISQPLASPASYMQPSPSQPHHISQPMASPVGYIPQPSPSQQHHISQSLQSPASYLQPSPSPQPPSHGSGSGTGAGGTTTSAVPSPAQASSASSSVRTPAAVQSPGSALNTPGNPSSVGASPSPSQATGRNPADDQAYIEKWKQLAKYIDPLTRMINKVSKDEDRKNELNKMKNLLDILQDPNRRMPIHTLLKCEQVLEKLELQIRPSTSTSTTSTTLATDKQSKQPHQQHMCQPLLDAILQHIKSPMLNHTLQRTFGPAMQAIHGTPISYPTPPAKRMKVEKEESSIPHVVQGEVARLNYKFKVNLDPAHHTGSKAIHLICKLDDKYLPSVPPISITLPENYPQSSPQCEPNSPEYGATPFLQSVQRTLTSQLLRMPDRYSLSQVLDAWEMSVRQACAS, translated from the exons CCCAAGACCCAATGAGTGCACTGCAGGGACTGACTGCCATGGCACAGCAGCAAAGCCGACCGCAACAGCAGCCCATGCCGCCTGCCTCTGTTCCAGCCCCAACGCAGCAACTGCAGCAGATGGCACAGCAGCAActgcagcagcagcaacagcagcagTACCAGCAACAGCAGCAACTTCGAATGGCCCAACAAG CTCAAATGCAGGCCCAGCAGAGACAGCAAATGCAGCAACACCCTCTCCAAACCCAGCCACCGAGGGCAGCAATACTTCAACAGATGCAGCaccaacaacagcaacaacagaaTCTCCAACAAAAAGTTGTT CCCCCAATGGCGACCGTCCAGGGCAACATGTCAGCCATGCCACCCCAGCAGCAACCAATAGGTCCACCTCAACAGCATGTTCCACAGCCCATGCCACCACAGAGACCCATGCCAGGCCAACAACCTCCACCACAG CAGCCACCGACTGTTAGCCAAGCTGTTGTATCGCCAGCGATGTCTGTTGTGTCCCAGCAGCGGTCCCCTGCACCAGGTGCTCTACAACACCAACATCAACAGCAGCAACCTCCTCCCCATCCTCAGGCAAATCAACAACAGGCTCCACAGCCCCCTCACAG TTCCCAACCTATGGCATCTCCTGCTAGTTACATGCAGCCTTCTCCAAGCCAGCCACATAGCAT tTCTCAACCTCTGGCATCACCAGCAAGTTACATGCAGCCTTCACCCAGCCAACCACATCACAT ttctCAGCCAATGGCGTCACCAGTTGGTTATATTCCACAGCCTTCTCCCAGTCAGCAGCACCACAT TTCTCAGTCTCTGCAGTCGCCGGCGAGTTATCTCCAACCCTCCCCTTCTCCTCAACCTCCCTCCCATGGCAGTGGTAGCGGCACTGGTGCCGGTGGTACAACAACCAGTGCTGTGCCATCTCCAGCTCAGGCATCCTCGGCATCAAGTTCAGTGAGAACACCTGCTGCAGTGCAGTCACCTGGCAGTGCTCTGAACACACCTG GGAATCCTAGTTCAGTTGGTGCTTCACCGAGCCCTAGCCAGGCAACAGGCAGAAATCCAGCAGATGACCAGGCCTACATAGAGAAATGGAAGCAACTGGCAAAGTACATCGACCCACTAACCAGAATGATCAATAAAGTCAGCAAGGATGAAG ACCGCAAGAATGAACTGAATAAAATGAAGAATCTGCTTGATATTTTACAAGATCCTAACAGAAGGATGCCAATACATACATTATTGAAATGTGAACAGGTGCTAGAGAAATTAGAGTTACAGATCAGACCG TCAACGAGTACATCCACTACGTCAACAACTCTTGCCACAGACAAACAGAGCAAACAACCACATCAACAACACATGTGTCAGCCTCTACTGGATGCCATACTACAACACATCAAATCACCCATGCTGAACCACACACTACAGAGAACATTTGGTCCCGCTATGCAGGCTATACACGGAACTCCCATTAG TTATCCAACTCCCCCAGCAAAACGTATGAAAGTAGAGAAGGAGGAGTCCAGTATACCTCATGTTGTACAGGGAGAAGTTGCCAGACTCAACTACAAGTTCAAAGTCAATCTGGACCCAGCTCATCACACAGGCAGTAAAGCTATTcatttgatatgtaaattag ATGACAAGTATTTACCGAGTGTCCCACCTATAAGTATCACTCTTCCAGAGAACTACCCACAGTCAAGTCCTCAGTGTGAACCCAACTCACCAGAATATG gTGCTACACCATTCCTCCAGTCAGTTCAAAGGACATTGACCTCTCAGTTACTGAGAATGCCGGATAGATACTCATTATCTCAAGTGTTAGATGCATGGGAGATGAGTGTCAGGCAAGCGTGTGCTTCATAA
- the LOC139145305 gene encoding mediator of RNA polymerase II transcription subunit 15-like isoform X21, which translates to MFYPYYYSKKEAEGKARQQAAAAAAAAAAASAQDPMSALQGLTAMAQQQSRPQQQPMPPASVPAPTQQLQQMAQQQLQQQQQQQYQQQQQLRMAQQAQMQAQQRQQMQQHPLQTQPPRAAILQQMQHQQQQQQNLQQKVVPPMATVQGNMSAMPPQQQPIGPPQQHVPQPMPPQRPMPGQQPPPQQPPTVSQAVVSPAMSVVSQQRSPAPGALQHQHQQQQPPPHPQANQQQAPQPPHSSQPMASPASYMQPSPSQPHSISQPLASPASYMQPSPSQPHHISQPMASPVGYIPQPSPSQQHHISQSLQSPASYLQPSPSPQPPSHGSGSGTGAGGTTTSAVPSPAQASSASSSVRTPAAVQSPGSALNTPGLSSLIFSWNPSSVGASPSPSQATGRNPADDQAYIEKWKQLAKYIDPLTRMINKVSKDEDRKNELNKMKNLLDILQDPNRRMPIHTLLKCEQVLEKLELQIRPSTSTSTTSTTLATDKQSKQPHQQHMCQPLLDAILQHIKSPMLNHTLQRTFGPAMQAIHGTPISYPTPPAKRMKVEKEESSIPHVVQGEVARLNYKFKVNLDPAHHTGSKAIHLICKLDDKYLPSVPPISITLPENYPQSSPQCEPNSPEYGATPFLQSVQRTLTSQLLRMPDRYSLSQVLDAWEMSVRQACAS; encoded by the exons CCCAAGACCCAATGAGTGCACTGCAGGGACTGACTGCCATGGCACAGCAGCAAAGCCGACCGCAACAGCAGCCCATGCCGCCTGCCTCTGTTCCAGCCCCAACGCAGCAACTGCAGCAGATGGCACAGCAGCAActgcagcagcagcaacagcagcagTACCAGCAACAGCAGCAACTTCGAATGGCCCAACAAG CTCAAATGCAGGCCCAGCAGAGACAGCAAATGCAGCAACACCCTCTCCAAACCCAGCCACCGAGGGCAGCAATACTTCAACAGATGCAGCaccaacaacagcaacaacagaaTCTCCAACAAAAAGTTGTT CCCCCAATGGCGACCGTCCAGGGCAACATGTCAGCCATGCCACCCCAGCAGCAACCAATAGGTCCACCTCAACAGCATGTTCCACAGCCCATGCCACCACAGAGACCCATGCCAGGCCAACAACCTCCACCACAG CAGCCACCGACTGTTAGCCAAGCTGTTGTATCGCCAGCGATGTCTGTTGTGTCCCAGCAGCGGTCCCCTGCACCAGGTGCTCTACAACACCAACATCAACAGCAGCAACCTCCTCCCCATCCTCAGGCAAATCAACAACAGGCTCCACAGCCCCCTCACAG TTCCCAACCTATGGCATCTCCTGCTAGTTACATGCAGCCTTCTCCAAGCCAGCCACATAGCAT tTCTCAACCTCTGGCATCACCAGCAAGTTACATGCAGCCTTCACCCAGCCAACCACATCACAT ttctCAGCCAATGGCGTCACCAGTTGGTTATATTCCACAGCCTTCTCCCAGTCAGCAGCACCACAT TTCTCAGTCTCTGCAGTCGCCGGCGAGTTATCTCCAACCCTCCCCTTCTCCTCAACCTCCCTCCCATGGCAGTGGTAGCGGCACTGGTGCCGGTGGTACAACAACCAGTGCTGTGCCATCTCCAGCTCAGGCATCCTCGGCATCAAGTTCAGTGAGAACACCTGCTGCAGTGCAGTCACCTGGCAGTGCTCTGAACACACCTG GTCTATCCagcttaatattttcat GGAATCCTAGTTCAGTTGGTGCTTCACCGAGCCCTAGCCAGGCAACAGGCAGAAATCCAGCAGATGACCAGGCCTACATAGAGAAATGGAAGCAACTGGCAAAGTACATCGACCCACTAACCAGAATGATCAATAAAGTCAGCAAGGATGAAG ACCGCAAGAATGAACTGAATAAAATGAAGAATCTGCTTGATATTTTACAAGATCCTAACAGAAGGATGCCAATACATACATTATTGAAATGTGAACAGGTGCTAGAGAAATTAGAGTTACAGATCAGACCG TCAACGAGTACATCCACTACGTCAACAACTCTTGCCACAGACAAACAGAGCAAACAACCACATCAACAACACATGTGTCAGCCTCTACTGGATGCCATACTACAACACATCAAATCACCCATGCTGAACCACACACTACAGAGAACATTTGGTCCCGCTATGCAGGCTATACACGGAACTCCCATTAG TTATCCAACTCCCCCAGCAAAACGTATGAAAGTAGAGAAGGAGGAGTCCAGTATACCTCATGTTGTACAGGGAGAAGTTGCCAGACTCAACTACAAGTTCAAAGTCAATCTGGACCCAGCTCATCACACAGGCAGTAAAGCTATTcatttgatatgtaaattag ATGACAAGTATTTACCGAGTGTCCCACCTATAAGTATCACTCTTCCAGAGAACTACCCACAGTCAAGTCCTCAGTGTGAACCCAACTCACCAGAATATG gTGCTACACCATTCCTCCAGTCAGTTCAAAGGACATTGACCTCTCAGTTACTGAGAATGCCGGATAGATACTCATTATCTCAAGTGTTAGATGCATGGGAGATGAGTGTCAGGCAAGCGTGTGCTTCATAA
- the LOC139145305 gene encoding mediator of RNA polymerase II transcription subunit 15-like isoform X24: MFYPYYYSKKEAEGKARQQAAAAAAAAAAASAQDPMSALQGLTAMAQQQSRPQQQPMPPASVPAPTQQLQQMAQQQLQQQQQQQYQQQQQLRMAQQAQMQAQQRQQMQQHPLQTQPPRAAILQQMQHQQQQQQNLQQKVVPPMATVQGNMSAMPPQQQPIGPPQQHVPQPMPPQRPMPGQQPPPQPPTVSQAVVSPAMSVVSQQRSPAPGALQHQHQQQQPPPHPQANQQQAPQPPHSSQPMASPASYMQPSPSQPHSISQPLASPASYMQPSPSQPHHISQPMASPVGYIPQPSPSQQHHISQSLQSPASYLQPSPSPQPPSHGSGSGTGAGGTTTSAVPSPAQASSASSSVRTPAAVQSPGSALNTPGLSSLIFSWNPSSVGASPSPSQATGRNPADDQAYIEKWKQLAKYIDPLTRMINKVSKDEDRKNELNKMKNLLDILQDPNRRMPIHTLLKCEQVLEKLELQIRPSTSTSTTSTTLATDKQSKQPHQQHMCQPLLDAILQHIKSPMLNHTLQRTFGPAMQAIHGTPISYPTPPAKRMKVEKEESSIPHVVQGEVARLNYKFKVNLDPAHHTGSKAIHLICKLDDKYLPSVPPISITLPENYPQSSPQCEPNSPEYGATPFLQSVQRTLTSQLLRMPDRYSLSQVLDAWEMSVRQACAS, from the exons CCCAAGACCCAATGAGTGCACTGCAGGGACTGACTGCCATGGCACAGCAGCAAAGCCGACCGCAACAGCAGCCCATGCCGCCTGCCTCTGTTCCAGCCCCAACGCAGCAACTGCAGCAGATGGCACAGCAGCAActgcagcagcagcaacagcagcagTACCAGCAACAGCAGCAACTTCGAATGGCCCAACAAG CTCAAATGCAGGCCCAGCAGAGACAGCAAATGCAGCAACACCCTCTCCAAACCCAGCCACCGAGGGCAGCAATACTTCAACAGATGCAGCaccaacaacagcaacaacagaaTCTCCAACAAAAAGTTGTT CCCCCAATGGCGACCGTCCAGGGCAACATGTCAGCCATGCCACCCCAGCAGCAACCAATAGGTCCACCTCAACAGCATGTTCCACAGCCCATGCCACCACAGAGACCCATGCCAGGCCAACAACCTCCACCACAG CCACCGACTGTTAGCCAAGCTGTTGTATCGCCAGCGATGTCTGTTGTGTCCCAGCAGCGGTCCCCTGCACCAGGTGCTCTACAACACCAACATCAACAGCAGCAACCTCCTCCCCATCCTCAGGCAAATCAACAACAGGCTCCACAGCCCCCTCACAG TTCCCAACCTATGGCATCTCCTGCTAGTTACATGCAGCCTTCTCCAAGCCAGCCACATAGCAT tTCTCAACCTCTGGCATCACCAGCAAGTTACATGCAGCCTTCACCCAGCCAACCACATCACAT ttctCAGCCAATGGCGTCACCAGTTGGTTATATTCCACAGCCTTCTCCCAGTCAGCAGCACCACAT TTCTCAGTCTCTGCAGTCGCCGGCGAGTTATCTCCAACCCTCCCCTTCTCCTCAACCTCCCTCCCATGGCAGTGGTAGCGGCACTGGTGCCGGTGGTACAACAACCAGTGCTGTGCCATCTCCAGCTCAGGCATCCTCGGCATCAAGTTCAGTGAGAACACCTGCTGCAGTGCAGTCACCTGGCAGTGCTCTGAACACACCTG GTCTATCCagcttaatattttcat GGAATCCTAGTTCAGTTGGTGCTTCACCGAGCCCTAGCCAGGCAACAGGCAGAAATCCAGCAGATGACCAGGCCTACATAGAGAAATGGAAGCAACTGGCAAAGTACATCGACCCACTAACCAGAATGATCAATAAAGTCAGCAAGGATGAAG ACCGCAAGAATGAACTGAATAAAATGAAGAATCTGCTTGATATTTTACAAGATCCTAACAGAAGGATGCCAATACATACATTATTGAAATGTGAACAGGTGCTAGAGAAATTAGAGTTACAGATCAGACCG TCAACGAGTACATCCACTACGTCAACAACTCTTGCCACAGACAAACAGAGCAAACAACCACATCAACAACACATGTGTCAGCCTCTACTGGATGCCATACTACAACACATCAAATCACCCATGCTGAACCACACACTACAGAGAACATTTGGTCCCGCTATGCAGGCTATACACGGAACTCCCATTAG TTATCCAACTCCCCCAGCAAAACGTATGAAAGTAGAGAAGGAGGAGTCCAGTATACCTCATGTTGTACAGGGAGAAGTTGCCAGACTCAACTACAAGTTCAAAGTCAATCTGGACCCAGCTCATCACACAGGCAGTAAAGCTATTcatttgatatgtaaattag ATGACAAGTATTTACCGAGTGTCCCACCTATAAGTATCACTCTTCCAGAGAACTACCCACAGTCAAGTCCTCAGTGTGAACCCAACTCACCAGAATATG gTGCTACACCATTCCTCCAGTCAGTTCAAAGGACATTGACCTCTCAGTTACTGAGAATGCCGGATAGATACTCATTATCTCAAGTGTTAGATGCATGGGAGATGAGTGTCAGGCAAGCGTGTGCTTCATAA
- the LOC139145305 gene encoding mediator of RNA polymerase II transcription subunit 15-like isoform X37, protein MNYQVTLTQDPMSALQGLTAMAQQQSRPQQQPMPPASVPAPTQQLQQMAQQQLQQQQQQQYQQQQQLRMAQQAQMQAQQRQQMQQHPLQTQPPRAAILQQMQHQQQQQQNLQQKVVPPMATVQGNMSAMPPQQQPIGPPQQHVPQPMPPQRPMPGQQPPPQQPPTVSQAVVSPAMSVVSQQRSPAPGALQHQHQQQQPPPHPQANQQQAPQPPHSSQPMASPASYMQPSPSQPHSISQSLQSPASYLQPSPSPQPPSHGSGSGTGAGGTTTSAVPSPAQASSASSSVRTPAAVQSPGSALNTPGLSSLIFSWNPSSVGASPSPSQATGRNPADDQAYIEKWKQLAKYIDPLTRMINKVSKDEDRKNELNKMKNLLDILQDPNRRMPIHTLLKCEQVLEKLELQIRPSTSTSTTSTTLATDKQSKQPHQQHMCQPLLDAILQHIKSPMLNHTLQRTFGPAMQAIHGTPISYPTPPAKRMKVEKEESSIPHVVQGEVARLNYKFKVNLDPAHHTGSKAIHLICKLDDKYLPSVPPISITLPENYPQSSPQCEPNSPEYGATPFLQSVQRTLTSQLLRMPDRYSLSQVLDAWEMSVRQACAS, encoded by the exons CCCAAGACCCAATGAGTGCACTGCAGGGACTGACTGCCATGGCACAGCAGCAAAGCCGACCGCAACAGCAGCCCATGCCGCCTGCCTCTGTTCCAGCCCCAACGCAGCAACTGCAGCAGATGGCACAGCAGCAActgcagcagcagcaacagcagcagTACCAGCAACAGCAGCAACTTCGAATGGCCCAACAAG CTCAAATGCAGGCCCAGCAGAGACAGCAAATGCAGCAACACCCTCTCCAAACCCAGCCACCGAGGGCAGCAATACTTCAACAGATGCAGCaccaacaacagcaacaacagaaTCTCCAACAAAAAGTTGTT CCCCCAATGGCGACCGTCCAGGGCAACATGTCAGCCATGCCACCCCAGCAGCAACCAATAGGTCCACCTCAACAGCATGTTCCACAGCCCATGCCACCACAGAGACCCATGCCAGGCCAACAACCTCCACCACAG CAGCCACCGACTGTTAGCCAAGCTGTTGTATCGCCAGCGATGTCTGTTGTGTCCCAGCAGCGGTCCCCTGCACCAGGTGCTCTACAACACCAACATCAACAGCAGCAACCTCCTCCCCATCCTCAGGCAAATCAACAACAGGCTCCACAGCCCCCTCACAG TTCCCAACCTATGGCATCTCCTGCTAGTTACATGCAGCCTTCTCCAAGCCAGCCACATAGCAT TTCTCAGTCTCTGCAGTCGCCGGCGAGTTATCTCCAACCCTCCCCTTCTCCTCAACCTCCCTCCCATGGCAGTGGTAGCGGCACTGGTGCCGGTGGTACAACAACCAGTGCTGTGCCATCTCCAGCTCAGGCATCCTCGGCATCAAGTTCAGTGAGAACACCTGCTGCAGTGCAGTCACCTGGCAGTGCTCTGAACACACCTG GTCTATCCagcttaatattttcat GGAATCCTAGTTCAGTTGGTGCTTCACCGAGCCCTAGCCAGGCAACAGGCAGAAATCCAGCAGATGACCAGGCCTACATAGAGAAATGGAAGCAACTGGCAAAGTACATCGACCCACTAACCAGAATGATCAATAAAGTCAGCAAGGATGAAG ACCGCAAGAATGAACTGAATAAAATGAAGAATCTGCTTGATATTTTACAAGATCCTAACAGAAGGATGCCAATACATACATTATTGAAATGTGAACAGGTGCTAGAGAAATTAGAGTTACAGATCAGACCG TCAACGAGTACATCCACTACGTCAACAACTCTTGCCACAGACAAACAGAGCAAACAACCACATCAACAACACATGTGTCAGCCTCTACTGGATGCCATACTACAACACATCAAATCACCCATGCTGAACCACACACTACAGAGAACATTTGGTCCCGCTATGCAGGCTATACACGGAACTCCCATTAG TTATCCAACTCCCCCAGCAAAACGTATGAAAGTAGAGAAGGAGGAGTCCAGTATACCTCATGTTGTACAGGGAGAAGTTGCCAGACTCAACTACAAGTTCAAAGTCAATCTGGACCCAGCTCATCACACAGGCAGTAAAGCTATTcatttgatatgtaaattag ATGACAAGTATTTACCGAGTGTCCCACCTATAAGTATCACTCTTCCAGAGAACTACCCACAGTCAAGTCCTCAGTGTGAACCCAACTCACCAGAATATG gTGCTACACCATTCCTCCAGTCAGTTCAAAGGACATTGACCTCTCAGTTACTGAGAATGCCGGATAGATACTCATTATCTCAAGTGTTAGATGCATGGGAGATGAGTGTCAGGCAAGCGTGTGCTTCATAA